From Rahnella aceris, a single genomic window includes:
- a CDS encoding fimbria/pilus outer membrane usher protein, translating to MTIRRLLREGHQRPLYFRRSLCLICLSTFSAQAQEYSSLPDAPRAAPVVTDAMFYLSVVVNGQTDNQVVPVTYRNNAYFVEAGVLAKNHIHINGRQGLINVGELPDVKARYDSATQQLVLTVPDAWLPNQNVSGDPLMNYTPSQSSTGLLFNYDSYYTDPPGGAKSVATWMEQRLFSSLGLVTNTGTYRYNIDNADNSNGGQTTQDGYLRYDTFWRFTDEKNLISYQVGDFVSDSLTWSNSARMGGLRISRNFGVRPDLVTYPLLQYSGTAAVPTTVDLFLNGYKASSNNLNSGPFTLTNVPYINGAGEATIVTTDAVGRQVSTSVPFYVSNTLLRKSLSDFDFSLGAVRNNYGVTNGDYSDAAFSGIYRYGLSDYLTLSGHSEIVQGLALGGLGTDIAVSTWGTLSVSGSQSKADRARGENVTDKKDGSQYTLGYSYYSTVFSLSALRSKRTAGYQDITSYTSDTRLSRQADQVTFSTSPFGNANGTMGIGYYDVEAYDNSHTRLVNFSYSRSLWGQSSMFLSLNKTLGDTGYSAQLQFIIPIGTNINMNAGVQRDSAGNYQEQTGASKATPTDGGLGWNLAYSGGNNPYQQADATWKSRYATLQGGFYGNRGDYTHWADLSGSVVFMANDWFLSDKINDAFIVVDTDHYADVPVLFENQKMGKTDKNGHLLIPTVSSYYPAKVEIDTLPLPADVVTSNVNDRIAVKQGSGVVVKFSVEKVLSANITLHDAAGQPLKPGTLVTEQNTEQTTVTGYDGLVYFSHLQENNVLNIQTEDHSLCRVSFTLNPARHSIEQVGPLTCPGGTAKTTAGDKS from the coding sequence ATGACAATCAGACGTCTTCTCCGGGAAGGTCATCAGCGACCGCTTTATTTCCGGAGAAGCCTGTGCCTGATATGCCTGAGTACGTTCAGTGCACAGGCGCAGGAATATTCTTCACTGCCTGATGCCCCGCGTGCGGCACCAGTGGTCACGGACGCCATGTTTTATCTGTCGGTTGTGGTCAATGGTCAGACGGATAATCAGGTCGTGCCGGTGACGTATCGCAATAACGCCTACTTCGTCGAAGCCGGTGTTCTGGCGAAGAATCACATCCACATTAATGGCCGGCAGGGGCTGATCAATGTCGGCGAATTGCCGGACGTAAAAGCCAGATACGATTCGGCCACCCAGCAACTGGTGTTAACGGTGCCAGATGCCTGGCTGCCGAACCAGAATGTCAGCGGCGATCCGCTGATGAATTACACGCCGTCGCAAAGCAGCACCGGCCTGTTGTTTAACTATGATTCGTACTACACCGATCCGCCCGGCGGTGCGAAGTCTGTCGCCACCTGGATGGAGCAACGGTTATTCAGCAGCCTCGGACTGGTCACCAATACCGGCACTTACCGCTACAACATTGATAACGCCGACAACAGCAACGGCGGCCAGACCACGCAGGACGGTTATCTGCGTTACGACACCTTCTGGCGTTTCACCGACGAGAAAAATCTGATCAGCTATCAGGTCGGGGATTTCGTCAGCGATTCCCTGACGTGGAGTAATTCGGCGCGGATGGGCGGCCTGCGTATCAGCCGTAACTTTGGCGTGCGTCCGGATCTGGTGACCTACCCGTTGCTGCAATACAGCGGCACGGCGGCGGTACCGACCACGGTTGATTTGTTTCTGAACGGCTACAAGGCCAGCAGTAATAACCTCAATTCCGGGCCTTTTACCCTGACCAACGTGCCGTATATCAATGGCGCCGGTGAAGCGACGATCGTGACCACCGATGCGGTCGGACGTCAGGTCTCGACCAGCGTGCCGTTTTACGTTTCCAACACGTTGCTGCGCAAAAGCCTCAGCGATTTCGATTTCTCGCTCGGGGCTGTACGTAACAATTATGGCGTCACCAACGGCGACTACTCAGATGCCGCATTCAGCGGGATTTACCGATACGGGCTGAGCGATTACCTGACGCTGTCCGGCCATTCCGAAATCGTACAGGGTCTGGCGCTGGGCGGATTGGGCACCGATATCGCGGTCAGCACCTGGGGCACTCTGAGTGTTTCAGGCAGCCAGAGTAAAGCCGACCGTGCGCGGGGCGAGAACGTGACCGATAAAAAAGACGGCAGCCAATACACGCTGGGCTATTCCTACTATTCGACGGTATTCAGCCTGTCTGCTCTGCGCTCAAAACGCACGGCGGGTTATCAGGACATCACGTCTTACACCAGCGACACGCGGTTAAGCCGTCAGGCAGATCAGGTGACGTTCAGCACGTCGCCGTTCGGGAACGCTAACGGCACGATGGGCATCGGGTATTACGATGTCGAAGCCTATGACAATTCGCATACGCGGCTGGTGAATTTTTCTTACAGCCGCTCGCTGTGGGGACAAAGCAGCATGTTTTTATCCCTCAATAAAACGCTGGGCGATACCGGCTACAGCGCGCAGTTGCAGTTCATCATTCCGATTGGCACCAACATCAATATGAATGCGGGCGTACAGCGCGACAGTGCGGGTAATTATCAGGAGCAAACCGGCGCCAGCAAGGCGACGCCCACCGACGGCGGTCTGGGCTGGAATCTGGCTTACAGCGGCGGCAACAATCCGTATCAGCAGGCCGACGCCACCTGGAAATCCCGCTACGCGACCCTGCAGGGTGGGTTCTACGGCAATCGGGGCGATTACACCCACTGGGCAGATCTGAGCGGATCCGTGGTGTTTATGGCGAACGACTGGTTCCTGTCGGATAAGATCAATGATGCCTTTATCGTGGTGGATACCGATCATTACGCGGATGTTCCCGTGCTGTTCGAGAATCAGAAAATGGGCAAAACCGATAAAAACGGCCACCTGCTGATCCCGACCGTCAGTTCGTATTATCCGGCCAAAGTGGAAATCGACACCCTGCCGCTGCCCGCCGACGTGGTCACCAGTAACGTCAATGACCGCATCGCGGTGAAACAAGGCAGCGGCGTGGTGGTGAAATTCAGCGTCGAGAAAGTGCTGTCCGCCAATATCACCCTGCATGACGCCGCCGGACAGCCGCTGAAACCCGGCACGCTGGTCACGGAACAAAACACAGAACAGACCACCGTCACCGGTTACGACGGGCTGGTGTACTTCTCGCACTTACAGGAAAACAACGTGCTGAATATCCAGACGGAAGATCATTCGCTTTGCCGGGTCAGTTTCACCCTGAACCCTGCCCGTCACAGCATTGAGCAGGTCGGCCCGCTGACATGCCCCGGCGGCACAGCGAAAACAACGGCAGGAGATAAATCATGA
- a CDS encoding cold-shock protein: MNGVITTWFEDKGFGFIKDENGDNRYFHVIKVANPELIKKDAAVTFEPTTNNKGLSAFAVKVEPESKYIFIAGERIKITSIKSFLAFNEEVPAETKIDKENAVLSVGLLMNRIRPQEEEKKAEMRTMKKLLITTFQNSTYVFTEDEIDVDATVKTLKAL, encoded by the coding sequence ATGAACGGCGTAATCACAACCTGGTTTGAAGATAAAGGTTTCGGTTTTATCAAAGATGAAAACGGCGATAACCGTTATTTCCACGTGATTAAAGTTGCAAACCCTGAGCTGATTAAAAAAGATGCGGCAGTCACCTTTGAGCCGACCACCAACAACAAAGGCCTTTCCGCCTTTGCGGTGAAAGTCGAGCCGGAGAGCAAATACATCTTTATTGCCGGTGAGCGTATCAAAATCACCAGCATCAAATCCTTCCTGGCGTTTAACGAAGAGGTTCCTGCTGAAACCAAAATCGACAAAGAAAACGCTGTGCTTTCCGTCGGATTGTTGATGAACCGTATCCGCCCGCAGGAAGAAGAAAAAAAAGCGGAGATGCGCACCATGAAAAAGTTGCTGATCACCACTTTCCAGAACAGCACCTATGTGTTCACTGAAGATGAAATTGACGTGGATGCCACCGTCAAGACGCTGAAAGCGCTGTAA
- a CDS encoding Csu type fimbrial protein, with product MRIFRQQMHRGLLLMLLLGTTWWAKAGCTTAPGSITLGTQNSFAVSSSPLITSGGSGLSCTGGLLNIAGTNTITAFIGVTQHPSNSQPRLYSGTTGQYLPYSLCKDASCSAVYNQGDTISWSSTTALGLLGLFSGPNSTLPLYVRPVAISNLAAGTYTDVIPISWTWNMCSVAIGTLLCLADSGNVSGNVALTLNVTNFCYIDSAPNVGFGSAALPSGLTTVVANTISVRCTLNASYSVNLTSSVPVSGQYRQMASTVGGTTRYLQYQIFKGDSTVWTASTDSSATGTGTSQSFPYTASVNLAQSNQPAGNYSDMVTVTVTY from the coding sequence ATGAGAATTTTCAGGCAGCAGATGCATCGCGGATTATTGCTGATGCTGTTGCTGGGTACAACGTGGTGGGCAAAAGCGGGATGCACGACGGCGCCCGGGAGCATTACGCTGGGCACACAAAACTCGTTTGCAGTCAGTTCATCGCCGCTGATCACCTCAGGGGGCAGCGGATTAAGTTGTACTGGCGGGCTGCTTAACATCGCAGGCACCAATACCATCACCGCGTTTATCGGCGTGACTCAGCATCCCAGCAATTCGCAGCCCAGACTTTACAGCGGGACAACGGGGCAGTATTTACCCTACAGCCTGTGCAAGGATGCCAGCTGCAGTGCCGTTTATAATCAGGGCGATACCATCAGCTGGAGCAGCACCACGGCGCTGGGATTACTCGGCTTGTTTTCCGGCCCCAACAGCACCTTACCTCTCTACGTCCGGCCGGTCGCCATTTCCAATCTGGCCGCAGGCACTTATACCGATGTCATTCCCATCTCATGGACATGGAATATGTGTTCAGTGGCTATCGGCACCTTACTGTGTCTCGCAGACTCCGGTAACGTGTCGGGCAATGTCGCCCTGACGCTCAATGTCACCAATTTCTGTTATATCGACAGCGCGCCCAATGTGGGTTTCGGCAGTGCTGCACTGCCTTCCGGCCTGACCACAGTGGTGGCAAATACTATCAGCGTACGCTGCACCCTGAACGCCAGCTATTCCGTCAACCTGACCAGCAGCGTGCCGGTGTCCGGACAATACCGGCAGATGGCCTCCACCGTCGGCGGCACCACCCGTTATCTGCAATATCAGATATTTAAAGGTGACAGCACGGTATGGACGGCTTCCACCGACAGCAGCGCGACCGGCACCGGCACTTCACAATCGTTTCCGTATACCGCATCCGTAAATCTGGCGCAAAGCAATCAGCCCGCAGGTAACTACAGCGATATGGTGACGGTCACGGTGACGTATTAA